The Microbacterium sp. Nx66 genome contains a region encoding:
- the phnE gene encoding phosphonate ABC transporter, permease protein PhnE, with protein MTAVGASTRGASTGSATQGGGSATQGGGSATQGGGSATQGGGSATRGGGSATRGGGSVAERVPKRPLSAQRIAAGLTLLVLVVLGILAVRDVGISIPAMVQSWGNAENFLGRVGGLSFPAPADLAWLIALTVGLVLVGTLLAAVLSVPIAYLAAANTTPGAGWRAAARFIGVLTRALPDVVLAMAFVLMFSLGTLPGILAIGIHSIGMISKMFADAIEQIDEGPRLAIRAAGGSKLQEFTAGILPQVLPSWVATVLHRNDINLRGSVVLGYVGVAGLGLEMSYAFKSLNYGKGLGIALVIFVLCIVMEIVSSTVRGAMLGEQKQTRSWMDRIVHPRMRRRPSASAADRPAWAESPQTAVRRPWTAQRVRHTAAGIVAVLVVVGSVVVSQITWSDLFTFWAKLPDVAARFWPPSFGSYDTVAMLEAMRETVAIALAATVLTLLPSLLLGSFAARNVAPHAAGRGTARLLLVGIRGIPELILAIVLVVITGLGAQAGVIALAIGGIGLLGKLIADSFEEVDRGPERALRAVGATRMQTYTSATLTQGTRALIGHSFYMLDTNIRAATILGIVGGGGVGYYLLNASQGSRYETVTAIVLMILVTVLAVEGLAMWMRKVFR; from the coding sequence ATGACGGCGGTGGGGGCGTCGACACGGGGCGCTTCGACAGGCTCAGCGACCCAGGGCGGCGGCTCAGCGACCCAGGGCGGCGGCTCAGCGACCCAGGGCGGCGGCTCAGCGACCCAGGGTGGCGGCTCAGCGACCCGGGGCGGCGGCTCAGCGACCCGGGGTGGCGGGAGCGTCGCGGAGCGGGTGCCGAAGCGGCCGCTGTCCGCGCAGCGCATCGCAGCGGGACTCACTCTCCTCGTCCTCGTCGTGCTCGGCATCCTCGCGGTGCGCGACGTGGGGATCTCGATCCCGGCGATGGTCCAGAGCTGGGGCAACGCCGAGAACTTCCTCGGCCGCGTCGGCGGGCTCTCCTTCCCCGCGCCGGCCGACCTCGCCTGGCTCATCGCGCTGACCGTCGGCCTCGTGCTCGTCGGCACGCTGCTCGCGGCCGTGCTCTCCGTGCCCATCGCCTACCTCGCCGCCGCCAACACCACCCCGGGCGCGGGCTGGCGCGCGGCCGCCCGATTCATCGGCGTCCTCACCCGCGCGCTGCCGGACGTGGTGCTGGCCATGGCGTTCGTGCTCATGTTCTCGCTCGGCACGCTGCCCGGCATCCTCGCCATCGGCATCCACTCGATCGGCATGATCTCCAAGATGTTCGCGGACGCCATCGAGCAGATCGACGAAGGGCCACGTCTCGCGATCCGCGCCGCGGGGGGCTCGAAGCTGCAGGAGTTCACGGCGGGCATCCTCCCGCAGGTGCTGCCGAGCTGGGTGGCCACAGTGCTGCACCGCAACGACATCAATCTGCGCGGGAGCGTCGTGCTCGGCTACGTGGGCGTCGCCGGCCTCGGGCTCGAGATGTCCTACGCCTTCAAGTCGCTGAACTACGGCAAGGGCCTCGGGATCGCGCTCGTGATCTTCGTGCTCTGCATCGTGATGGAGATCGTCTCGAGCACGGTGCGCGGCGCGATGCTCGGCGAGCAGAAGCAGACGCGGTCCTGGATGGACCGGATCGTGCATCCGCGCATGCGCCGGCGGCCGTCCGCCTCCGCCGCCGATCGCCCCGCGTGGGCGGAGAGCCCGCAGACCGCGGTGCGCCGTCCGTGGACCGCCCAGCGGGTGCGTCACACGGCCGCCGGGATCGTCGCGGTCCTCGTCGTGGTCGGCAGCGTCGTCGTGAGCCAGATCACCTGGTCCGACCTGTTCACCTTCTGGGCGAAGCTGCCCGACGTCGCCGCCCGGTTCTGGCCGCCGTCGTTCGGCAGCTACGACACGGTCGCGATGCTGGAGGCCATGCGGGAGACCGTCGCGATCGCGCTCGCGGCCACCGTCCTCACCCTCCTGCCGTCGCTGCTGCTCGGCTCGTTCGCCGCGCGCAACGTGGCCCCGCATGCCGCAGGGCGCGGCACCGCCCGTCTGCTCCTCGTGGGCATCCGCGGCATCCCCGAGCTCATCCTCGCCATCGTCCTCGTCGTCATCACGGGTCTCGGCGCGCAGGCCGGCGTCATCGCGCTCGCGATCGGCGGGATCGGACTGCTCGGCAAGCTCATCGCCGACTCCTTCGAGGAGGTCGACCGCGGGCCCGAGCGCGCTCTGCGGGCGGTGGGCGCCACCCGGATGCAGACGTACACGTCGGCCACGCTGACGCAGGGCACCCGCGCGCTCATCGGGCACAGCTTCTACATGCTCGACACCAACATCCGCGCAGCCACGATCCTCGGCATCGTCGGCGGCGGCGGGGTCGGCTACTACCTGCTGAACGCCAGCCAGGGCTCGCGCTACGAGACGGTGACCGCGATCGTGCTGATGATCCTCGTGACCGTGCTCGCCGTCGAGGGGCTCGCGATGTGGATGAGGAAGGTGTTCCGATGA
- a CDS encoding GntR family transcriptional regulator: MAEAVYTQIADDLRSRIADGTLRPGDDVPTEAELAEHWRTSRGPIRNALAALRAEGLIETTRGRPARVVARKANQAVDVSVPFTRWARDLGVTPGAQTQELSLRRAGDLGPALGVGRDDTIVSVVRLRLLDGRPTMLERLAYTEDVGRRLFEIDLDAVSITEYLASVGHPIVALQHVIDAVAADDQDAALLRVPRGTPILRLTRTSRDAEGRIFEASEDRYLSEVVRFTVAASGISTDGHYMRAVGG; encoded by the coding sequence GTGGCCGAAGCTGTGTACACCCAGATCGCCGACGACCTCCGTTCGCGGATCGCGGACGGCACGCTCCGCCCCGGCGATGACGTGCCCACGGAAGCCGAGCTCGCGGAGCACTGGCGCACGTCGCGCGGTCCGATCCGCAACGCGCTGGCGGCCCTTCGCGCGGAAGGCCTCATCGAGACGACCCGCGGCCGGCCGGCGCGCGTGGTGGCGCGCAAAGCGAATCAGGCCGTGGACGTCTCCGTCCCGTTCACCCGATGGGCGCGCGACCTCGGCGTCACCCCTGGCGCGCAGACGCAGGAGCTGAGTCTGCGGCGCGCGGGCGATCTCGGCCCGGCGCTGGGTGTCGGACGCGACGACACCATCGTGAGCGTGGTGCGTCTGCGGCTCCTCGACGGCCGTCCCACGATGCTGGAGCGCCTCGCGTACACCGAGGACGTCGGCCGTCGGCTGTTCGAGATCGACCTCGATGCGGTGTCGATCACCGAGTACCTCGCGTCGGTCGGGCATCCGATCGTCGCACTGCAGCACGTCATCGACGCCGTCGCCGCCGACGATCAGGACGCCGCGCTTCTCCGCGTGCCGCGAGGAACGCCCATCCTGCGGCTGACGCGCACGTCGCGGGACGCCGAGGGGCGCATCTTCGAGGCATCGGAGGACCGCTACCTCAGCGAGGTGGTGCGCTTCACCGTGGCGGCGTCCGGGATATCGACGGACGGACACTACATGAGAGCAGTGGGCGGCTGA
- a CDS encoding purine-cytosine permease family protein: MTDIRPALIERAGIEIIPESERTATPRDLFWPWFAANVSVFGMSYGSFVLDFGISFWQATLVSVVGIVVSFLLCGLIAIAGKRGSAPTMVLSRAAFGVQGQKVPGIVSWLTSIGWETFLAIMAVLATATVITQLGGDGDSLWLKILATVIVAALIVAASVLGYHTIMRLQSVLTWITGVVTVVYIILAAPSIDLAAVMARPDGGIGQVVGALVMVMTGFGLGWINIAADWSRYQKRTASDGAIVAWNTIGGSVAPVILVVFGLLLAGSDAELMDAIAADPIGALASILPVWVLVPFLFTAVLALVSGAVLGIYSSGLTLLSLGIRIPRPSAAAIDGAILTAGTIFVVFFATDFLGPFQSFLITLGVPLASWAGILIADILRRRKDYDDEALFDSRGRYGAWDWTSIGTMVVASVIGWGLVLNGFADAAPWNNWQGYLLFLVGGTDGDWAYANLGVFVALVLSFLVTWFARAGRIRRQES, encoded by the coding sequence ATGACCGACATCAGGCCGGCTCTCATCGAGCGCGCAGGCATCGAGATCATCCCCGAGTCCGAGCGGACCGCCACGCCCCGCGACCTGTTCTGGCCGTGGTTCGCGGCGAACGTCTCGGTGTTCGGGATGTCCTACGGCTCGTTCGTGCTCGACTTCGGCATCTCCTTCTGGCAGGCGACTTTGGTCTCAGTCGTCGGCATCGTCGTGTCATTCCTGCTGTGCGGACTCATCGCGATCGCGGGCAAGCGGGGGTCGGCGCCGACGATGGTGCTCTCCCGGGCCGCGTTCGGCGTCCAGGGGCAGAAGGTCCCCGGGATCGTGTCCTGGCTCACGTCGATCGGCTGGGAGACCTTCCTCGCGATCATGGCGGTACTGGCGACGGCGACGGTCATCACGCAGCTCGGCGGCGACGGGGACAGCCTCTGGCTGAAGATCCTCGCGACCGTGATCGTCGCGGCACTCATCGTCGCCGCCTCGGTGCTCGGCTACCACACGATCATGCGGCTCCAGTCGGTGCTGACCTGGATCACGGGCGTCGTGACGGTGGTGTACATCATCCTGGCGGCGCCGAGCATCGACCTCGCTGCGGTGATGGCCCGTCCCGACGGCGGCATCGGCCAGGTCGTCGGCGCGCTCGTGATGGTGATGACCGGGTTCGGACTGGGGTGGATCAACATCGCCGCGGACTGGTCGCGCTACCAGAAGCGCACCGCGTCCGACGGGGCGATCGTCGCCTGGAACACGATCGGCGGCTCGGTGGCACCGGTCATCCTCGTCGTCTTCGGTCTGCTCCTCGCGGGATCGGACGCCGAGCTCATGGACGCGATCGCCGCGGACCCGATCGGCGCGCTGGCGAGCATCCTTCCGGTGTGGGTCCTCGTGCCGTTCCTGTTCACGGCCGTGCTCGCGCTCGTCTCCGGCGCGGTGCTCGGCATCTACTCCTCCGGCCTGACCCTGCTCAGCCTCGGCATCCGCATCCCGCGGCCGTCGGCGGCGGCGATCGACGGCGCGATCCTCACGGCGGGCACCATCTTCGTGGTGTTCTTCGCGACCGACTTCCTCGGCCCGTTCCAGAGCTTCCTCATCACCCTCGGCGTGCCGCTGGCCTCCTGGGCCGGCATCCTCATCGCCGACATCCTGCGCCGTCGCAAGGACTATGACGACGAGGCCCTCTTCGACAGCCGCGGACGCTACGGTGCCTGGGACTGGACGTCCATCGGCACCATGGTCGTCGCGAGCGTGATCGGCTGGGGTCTCGTCCTCAACGGCTTCGCGGACGCCGCGCCGTGGAACAACTGGCAGGGGTACCTCCTGTTCCTCGTCGGCGGGACGGACGGGGACTGGGCGTACGCGAACCTCGGGGTGTTCGTGGCGCTGGTGCTGTCGTTCCTCGTGACCTGGTTCGCCCGGGCGGGGAGGATCCGGCGGCAGGAGTCGTGA
- the phnC gene encoding phosphonate ABC transporter ATP-binding protein: MTAASDTLIRLAGVTKTFGSTTALKDVTLEVARGEIVVLLGLSGSGKSTLLRHLDGLELPSSGSVEVLGASVPSTKGRALRELRSSVGFIFQQFELVPSLTVLENVLTGSLSRMRGPRLGLWSYPRATKLTALEHLDRVGLLDRAYQRSDTLSGGQQQRVAIARALMQKPAILLADEPVASLDPESSEQVMALIREIAADEGLTVVCSLHQVDLAISWADRIVGLRHGEVVLDTPTDGLSKAEVMEIYGRVATTTAEIRAVQVELVDAVTAVGAS, encoded by the coding sequence ATGACCGCGGCATCCGACACCCTCATCCGCCTCGCCGGCGTCACCAAGACCTTCGGCAGCACCACCGCCCTGAAGGACGTCACGCTCGAGGTGGCGCGGGGAGAGATCGTCGTGCTGCTCGGGCTCTCCGGTTCCGGCAAGTCCACGCTGCTGCGCCATCTCGACGGCCTGGAGCTCCCCAGCTCCGGGTCGGTCGAGGTGCTCGGCGCATCCGTTCCCTCGACGAAAGGTCGGGCGCTGCGGGAACTCCGCAGCAGCGTGGGCTTCATCTTCCAGCAGTTCGAGCTCGTGCCCTCCCTGACCGTTCTGGAGAACGTGCTGACCGGATCGCTGTCGCGGATGCGCGGCCCGCGGCTCGGGCTGTGGAGCTACCCCCGCGCCACGAAGCTGACCGCGCTGGAGCACCTCGATCGCGTCGGCCTCCTCGACCGTGCCTATCAGCGCAGCGACACCCTGTCCGGGGGTCAGCAGCAGCGGGTGGCGATCGCCCGGGCGCTCATGCAGAAGCCGGCGATCCTCCTCGCCGACGAGCCCGTCGCCTCGCTCGATCCGGAGTCGAGCGAGCAGGTGATGGCCCTCATCCGCGAGATCGCCGCCGACGAAGGACTCACCGTCGTGTGCAGCCTCCACCAGGTCGACCTCGCGATCAGCTGGGCCGACCGGATCGTGGGTCTCCGACACGGCGAGGTCGTCCTGGACACCCCGACGGACGGACTCTCCAAAGCCGAGGTGATGGAGATCTACGGCCGCGTCGCGACGACGACGGCGGAGATCCGTGCCGTGCAGGTGGAGCTCGTCGACGCCGTGACCGCGGTGGGGGCGTCATGA
- a CDS encoding sensor histidine kinase: protein MALDQSKRAVPDIFRLARGERLTRVESIVILAIISVMVAIDVFTLFTDPTVNPLASAVSIASTLATALFLWSPLIATCAIGIVLVASFFTGTESQVLITAALASALVMRLGWTPLVLSYTGVFLVAASVMAYGDSDVPVNVGIYLIAATVAGAIGLGLRLAFDRGRRLEHELEAAAEQEREAVLAERRWIAGELHDSIAHHLTVVSLHVQMLEDPDASDGSREAIRVAARKAMTDLRFVIDLADDGPRAAGMPTGDLVAAVEEARTEFEAAGHDVILDGDPGDERIPRAVEIVLARIVRESATNVLKYAGPGTVEIRLAVDDDKAHLSLRSPLPTTPRRELSSSRTGLGRMAERVMGASGEFSAGEVDGHWLVSAVLPVV from the coding sequence ATGGCCTTAGACCAGTCAAAACGGGCGGTGCCTGATATTTTCCGACTCGCACGCGGCGAACGCCTCACACGCGTAGAGAGCATCGTCATCCTCGCGATCATCAGCGTGATGGTTGCGATCGACGTCTTCACTCTTTTCACGGACCCCACCGTGAATCCCCTCGCCTCCGCGGTGAGCATCGCCTCGACTCTCGCTACCGCTCTGTTCCTCTGGTCGCCTCTGATCGCCACCTGTGCGATCGGCATCGTTCTGGTGGCCTCGTTCTTCACGGGGACCGAATCGCAGGTCCTCATCACCGCCGCCCTGGCGTCTGCGCTGGTCATGCGCCTGGGGTGGACCCCTCTTGTCCTCTCCTACACGGGAGTCTTTCTCGTCGCTGCGTCCGTCATGGCCTACGGCGACTCGGACGTCCCGGTCAACGTCGGCATCTACCTGATCGCGGCCACCGTCGCCGGGGCCATCGGCCTCGGACTCCGGCTGGCCTTCGACCGCGGACGTCGCCTCGAGCACGAGCTGGAGGCAGCGGCTGAGCAGGAACGGGAAGCCGTCCTCGCCGAGCGACGATGGATCGCCGGCGAGCTGCACGACAGCATCGCGCACCACCTCACCGTGGTGTCGCTGCACGTACAGATGCTCGAAGACCCCGACGCCAGCGATGGCTCCCGGGAGGCGATCCGCGTCGCCGCCCGCAAGGCCATGACAGACCTCCGTTTCGTGATCGACCTCGCCGACGACGGCCCGCGCGCTGCGGGCATGCCGACCGGTGACCTCGTCGCCGCGGTCGAGGAAGCGCGGACCGAATTCGAAGCGGCCGGGCACGACGTCATCCTCGACGGCGACCCCGGCGACGAGCGCATTCCCCGCGCGGTCGAGATCGTGCTCGCGCGCATCGTGCGCGAGTCGGCCACGAACGTCCTGAAGTATGCCGGCCCCGGAACCGTCGAGATCCGTCTCGCGGTGGACGACGACAAGGCGCACCTCTCACTGCGCAGTCCGCTCCCCACGACGCCGCGTCGGGAGCTATCCTCCAGTCGGACCGGCCTGGGGCGGATGGCCGAACGCGTGATGGGCGCCAGCGGCGAGTTCAGCGCCGGGGAGGTGGACGGACACTGGCTCGTGTCCGCCGTGTTGCCGGTGGTCTGA
- a CDS encoding cysteine hydrolase family protein has product MVVDPQVIFASPDSAWGSPFFAEAMANIRRLAEAFGERVLVTRWLPTADRSTSWGEYFAAWPFADRSADDALYALVPEAEGLSPHPTVDLPTFGKWGPELEAIVGHGGRIVLAGVSTDCCVVSTALAAADAGARVTLAADACAGSTAENHAAAVQVMSLYPPQITVTDTATLLSP; this is encoded by the coding sequence GTGGTGGTCGATCCGCAGGTGATCTTCGCGTCGCCCGACTCCGCCTGGGGCTCGCCGTTCTTCGCCGAGGCGATGGCGAACATCCGTCGGCTCGCGGAGGCCTTCGGCGAGCGCGTGCTCGTGACCCGCTGGCTTCCGACGGCCGACCGCTCCACCTCCTGGGGCGAGTACTTCGCGGCGTGGCCGTTCGCCGACCGGTCCGCCGACGACGCGCTCTATGCACTGGTCCCCGAGGCGGAAGGCCTGTCTCCTCATCCGACCGTCGACCTGCCCACGTTCGGCAAGTGGGGCCCGGAGCTCGAGGCGATCGTCGGGCACGGTGGCCGTATCGTGCTGGCGGGGGTGTCGACGGACTGCTGCGTCGTGTCCACCGCTCTCGCCGCCGCCGATGCCGGAGCACGGGTGACGCTCGCCGCCGACGCCTGCGCCGGCTCCACGGCCGAGAACCACGCCGCCGCCGTGCAGGTCATGAGCCTGTATCCCCCGCAGATCACCGTGACCGACACCGCCACCCTCCTCTCTCCCTGA
- a CDS encoding M18 family aminopeptidase, with the protein MPVTPDALAHAEDLADFVAASPSSYHAAAETARRLEEAGFTRLQEEDAWPAQPGGRYLVVRDGATIAWVVPEGATATTPVQVFGAHTDSPGFKLKPQPTTGARGWLQAAVEVYGGPLLNSWLDRELRLAGRLALADGRVVLADTGALLRLPQLAIHLDRGVNNGLALDKQTETQPVWGLGDPTEADVLAELAASAAVDPAEIRGYDVVVADAARGAVFGKDDAFFASGRLDDLASVHAGVVALAAHEPEAGAPVAILAAFDHEELGSESRSGAAGPFLEDVLERLYAGLGADGSARRQAYASSWCLSSDVGHSVHPNYVGRHDPVVQPVLGSGPILKLNANQRYATDAVGAASWRNWCDRAGVVTQEFVSNNSVPCGSTIGPITATRLGIRTVDVGIPILSMHSARELAGVSDLHDLTRVAGAFFAG; encoded by the coding sequence ATGCCCGTCACCCCGGACGCCCTCGCCCACGCCGAGGACCTCGCCGACTTCGTCGCCGCCTCCCCGTCGAGCTATCACGCAGCCGCCGAGACGGCCCGCCGTCTGGAGGAGGCCGGATTCACACGGTTGCAGGAGGAGGACGCCTGGCCCGCGCAGCCCGGAGGCCGGTACCTCGTGGTCCGCGACGGCGCGACGATCGCGTGGGTGGTGCCGGAGGGGGCGACCGCCACGACGCCCGTGCAGGTGTTCGGGGCGCACACCGACTCCCCCGGCTTCAAGCTCAAGCCACAGCCGACCACCGGAGCCCGCGGCTGGCTGCAGGCCGCCGTCGAGGTGTACGGCGGTCCGCTGCTGAACTCCTGGCTCGACCGGGAGCTGCGCCTCGCCGGCCGGCTCGCCCTCGCCGACGGTCGGGTCGTCCTCGCCGACACCGGAGCCCTGCTGCGCCTCCCCCAGCTCGCCATCCACCTCGATCGGGGGGTCAACAACGGCCTCGCGCTCGACAAGCAGACCGAGACGCAGCCGGTGTGGGGTCTCGGCGACCCGACCGAGGCCGACGTGCTGGCCGAGCTCGCGGCATCCGCCGCCGTGGACCCCGCAGAGATCCGCGGCTACGACGTCGTCGTCGCCGATGCCGCGCGGGGCGCGGTGTTCGGCAAGGACGACGCGTTCTTCGCCTCCGGCCGGCTCGACGACCTCGCCTCCGTGCACGCGGGCGTGGTGGCCCTCGCGGCCCATGAACCCGAGGCGGGAGCCCCCGTCGCGATCCTCGCCGCGTTCGACCACGAAGAGCTCGGCTCCGAGTCGCGCTCCGGCGCCGCGGGCCCCTTCCTCGAGGATGTGCTGGAGCGGCTCTACGCAGGGCTCGGGGCCGACGGCTCCGCCCGCCGCCAGGCGTACGCGTCGTCGTGGTGCCTGTCCAGCGACGTCGGGCACTCCGTGCACCCGAACTACGTCGGCCGACACGACCCCGTCGTTCAGCCCGTGCTCGGCTCCGGGCCCATCCTCAAGCTCAACGCCAACCAGCGCTACGCGACCGATGCGGTCGGCGCCGCGTCCTGGCGGAACTGGTGCGATCGGGCCGGGGTGGTGACGCAGGAGTTCGTCTCGAACAACAGCGTGCCGTGCGGCTCGACCATCGGACCGATCACCGCGACACGGCTCGGCATCCGCACGGTCGACGTGGGGATCCCCATCCTCTCGATGCACTCCGCGCGCGAGCTCGCCGGGGTCTCGGACCTGCACGACCTGACGCGCGTGGCCGGGGCTTTCTTCGCCGGCTGA
- a CDS encoding EamA family transporter, producing the protein MSAVALVLVLAAAIAHASWNVIAHGISRAGSPFLWWGAVASTVVWIGAVPFTGGLGAADLGSFALGVSVSAVLHVAYMAVLQRGYREGSLSTVYATARGTGPFLSVIVAVLLLGERPSALALVGVAAVIVGVVAIGFVDRRPAGSGRRIDPGLLFGALTGVAIAVYTIWDAHAVREWELSPVAFMVGTTLLQVPFYSVAVRGRWGAVVALGRTQWRRILAFGILSPLSYILVLTAIQIAPVALVAPLREVSVVLVSLFGAFVLRESRPGWRMGASLIVLVGIVLLAL; encoded by the coding sequence GTGTCCGCCGTCGCTCTCGTCCTCGTCCTCGCCGCCGCGATCGCCCACGCGTCCTGGAACGTCATCGCGCACGGCATCAGCCGCGCCGGCTCGCCGTTCCTGTGGTGGGGTGCCGTCGCCAGCACGGTCGTCTGGATCGGGGCCGTGCCGTTCACGGGCGGACTCGGTGCGGCCGACCTCGGCTCGTTCGCGCTCGGAGTCTCCGTCTCCGCGGTCCTGCACGTCGCCTACATGGCCGTGCTGCAGCGCGGCTACCGGGAGGGCAGTCTGTCGACGGTCTACGCGACGGCGCGGGGCACCGGGCCTTTCCTCTCGGTCATCGTCGCCGTGCTCCTGCTCGGGGAACGCCCCTCGGCCCTGGCGCTCGTCGGCGTCGCCGCGGTGATCGTCGGGGTCGTCGCGATCGGGTTCGTCGACCGCCGGCCGGCAGGGAGCGGGCGCCGCATCGACCCCGGTCTGCTGTTCGGCGCCCTCACCGGCGTGGCGATCGCGGTCTACACGATCTGGGACGCCCACGCGGTGCGCGAGTGGGAGCTGTCACCCGTGGCGTTCATGGTCGGCACCACGCTGCTGCAGGTGCCGTTCTACTCCGTGGCGGTTCGTGGACGATGGGGTGCGGTCGTGGCGCTGGGGCGCACGCAGTGGCGCCGCATCCTGGCCTTCGGCATCCTGTCGCCGCTGTCCTACATCCTCGTGCTGACCGCCATCCAGATCGCTCCCGTGGCCCTCGTCGCACCGCTGCGGGAGGTCAGCGTCGTGCTCGTGAGCCTGTTCGGCGCCTTCGTCCTGCGCGAGTCCCGGCCGGGATGGCGGATGGGCGCCTCGCTGATCGTCCTCGTCGGGATCGTGCTGCTCGCGCTCTGA
- a CDS encoding response regulator, whose amino-acid sequence MQEIRVVIVDDDPLVRSALSHFVSRAPEITVVAQAEDGLEALTTVEREKPDVVMMDVQMPEMNGIEATAAIAERWPDVRILAVTTLDGSDTVLPMLSAGASGYLLKDSSAEEIVTGVREVFAGASSLSPRIASMLIRHVRDSTPTAAAETLEPLTEREEEVLQCLAKGMSNAEIAKALIVSEGTVKAHLGRMMSKWHLRDRVQILVTAAHAGLVTFR is encoded by the coding sequence ATGCAGGAAATCCGCGTCGTGATCGTCGATGACGATCCTCTGGTCCGCTCCGCGCTGTCGCACTTCGTGTCGCGCGCGCCCGAGATCACGGTCGTGGCGCAGGCGGAGGACGGCCTGGAGGCCCTCACGACGGTCGAGCGCGAGAAGCCGGACGTCGTGATGATGGACGTCCAGATGCCGGAGATGAACGGCATCGAAGCGACCGCGGCGATCGCCGAACGATGGCCGGACGTCCGCATCCTCGCCGTCACCACGCTCGACGGCAGCGACACCGTGCTGCCCATGCTGAGCGCCGGCGCCTCCGGCTACCTGCTGAAGGATTCCAGCGCGGAGGAGATCGTCACGGGTGTTCGCGAGGTGTTCGCCGGAGCGAGCTCGCTGTCGCCCCGCATCGCGTCGATGTTGATCCGCCACGTGCGCGACTCCACTCCCACCGCAGCCGCGGAGACCCTCGAACCGCTCACCGAGCGCGAGGAGGAGGTGCTCCAGTGCCTCGCGAAGGGCATGTCCAATGCCGAGATCGCGAAGGCGCTCATCGTCTCGGAGGGGACGGTGAAGGCCCACCTCGGCCGCATGATGTCGAAGTGGCACCTGCGCGACCGCGTGCAGATCCTCGTCACGGCCGCCCACGCCGGACTCGTCACCTTCCGCTGA
- the phnD gene encoding phosphate/phosphite/phosphonate ABC transporter substrate-binding protein: MKLRALPALAGAAILAFGLAACSGSADATDAPGDAQSAGGFAVDENTLVFGVVPDSVDTETNYQPLMDYIAEVTGKTVEYHESTDYAALIEAAVAGKVDVASFSGFTYVTATNNGAKLTPISSIVTEEGQEPGYYSQAIVPADSDISSLEDFAGKKVCFVDPSSTSGYLFPSYNLIEAGVDPKSDITPVFAGKHDVSVQKVGEGVECEAGFAEDSEVEKSDKVKVIAETMVPGAPLVYSSSLPDDVAKQLVDALGEVTIDDIIAAGIDSADSDAFRSVFFATKPVDDAYYDLIRDICAETEAEQCQG; encoded by the coding sequence ATGAAGCTCCGCGCTCTCCCCGCCCTCGCCGGCGCTGCGATCCTCGCGTTCGGCCTCGCCGCCTGCTCCGGATCGGCCGATGCCACCGACGCCCCCGGCGACGCACAGTCGGCCGGTGGATTCGCCGTCGACGAGAACACCCTCGTCTTCGGCGTCGTCCCCGACTCGGTGGACACCGAGACGAACTACCAGCCGCTCATGGACTACATCGCCGAGGTCACCGGCAAGACCGTCGAGTACCACGAGTCCACCGACTACGCCGCGCTCATCGAGGCCGCCGTCGCCGGGAAGGTCGACGTCGCCTCGTTCTCCGGATTCACCTACGTCACCGCGACCAACAACGGCGCGAAGCTCACCCCGATCTCGTCCATCGTCACCGAGGAGGGCCAGGAGCCCGGCTACTACTCGCAGGCGATCGTCCCGGCGGACAGCGACATCTCCAGCCTCGAGGACTTCGCGGGCAAGAAGGTGTGCTTCGTGGACCCCTCGTCCACCTCCGGCTACCTCTTCCCGTCGTACAACCTCATCGAGGCGGGCGTGGACCCGAAGTCCGACATCACGCCCGTGTTCGCGGGCAAGCACGACGTGAGCGTGCAGAAGGTCGGCGAGGGCGTCGAGTGCGAGGCCGGTTTCGCCGAGGACTCCGAGGTCGAGAAGTCCGACAAGGTGAAGGTCATCGCCGAGACCATGGTCCCGGGTGCTCCGCTCGTCTACTCCTCGTCCCTGCCGGATGACGTGGCGAAGCAGCTCGTCGACGCCCTCGGCGAGGTCACGATCGACGACATCATCGCGGCGGGCATCGACAGCGCGGACTCCGACGCGTTCCGCAGCGTGTTCTTCGCCACCAAGCCGGTGGACGACGCCTACTACGACCTCATCCGCGACATCTGCGCCGAGACCGAAGCCGAGCAGTGCCAGGGCTGA